One segment of Carya illinoinensis cultivar Pawnee chromosome 13, C.illinoinensisPawnee_v1, whole genome shotgun sequence DNA contains the following:
- the LOC122291075 gene encoding glutathione gamma-glutamylcysteinyltransferase 1-like: MSTRELLEKPRAAGSFSFGKLVCLAHCVRAKVEAFRTNQSTLEDFRKHVMKCSILDDCHIISSYDRLALQQTGSGHFSPIGGYHVRRDMTLVLDVARFKYPPNWVPLSLLWEVMDYVDKSTGQQRGFMLISRPHREPGLLYTLSCKNESWVGIAKYLMDDVSLLLKWADVKDIEKVLSLIVTSLPSNFGEFIKCIANVRKREDGDQSLSPEEKARVTVKVLEKLRVL; this comes from the exons ATGTCCACTCGTGAGCTGTTGGAGAAG cCCCGAGCGGCTGGAAGTTTCTCATTTGGGAAGCTCGTATGTTTAGCTCATTGTGTTAGAGCAAAAGTTGAAGCCTTTCGCACAAACCAAAGCACCCTTGAAGACTTTCGTAAACATGTAATGAAATGTTCCATTTTAGATGATTGTCACATAATCTCATCATATGATAGATTAGCTCTCCAGCAA ACAGGAAGTGGTCATTTTTCGCCTATTGGTGGTTACCATGTTAGGAGGGACATGACACTAGTATTGGATGTTGCACGCTTTAAATATCCTCCTAATTGGGTTCCTCTCTCACTTCTTTGGGAAGTGATGGATTATGTTGACAAATCAACAGGACAACAGAGAGG CTTCATGCTTATATCAAGGCCTCATAGGGAGCCGGGATTACTTTATACCCT GAGCTGTAAAAATGAGAGTTGGGTCGGTATTGCaaaatacctcatggatgatGTTTCTCTTCTCTTAAAGTGGGCAGATGTGAAAGATATTGAAAAAGTTCTTTCTCTTATTGTCACATCACTTCCATCGAATTTTGGAGAGTTCATCAAGTGCATTGCAAACGTTCGAAAACGAGAGGATGGTGATCAAAGCTTGAGCCCAGAGGAGAAAGCAAGGGTTACTGTCAAGGTGTTGGAGAAGCTTCGTGTCctttag